From the genome of Fusarium fujikuroi IMI 58289 draft genome, chromosome FFUJ_chr06:
ATCAGTTATCAAGAATTATCTGACTGTTAACAATTTTTCCCACAGCCTCAACTAATCCCAGTCCCTGCATTTCATGTGCCATAATCCGGCTTTTGACTATGCCGGCCCACTTGGCTTGTGCTTGGGCGTCGAGACCACTATCGAAACGAATGGGCGTCAAGTTACAGTGGTGGTTCTTTGTGTGAGCTTGTGTTTGTGTACATTTACGCACGTAACGTTTCCCTCTGATCTTGTGTATTGGTTCTTCGAGGTCTTCAAGGACCCTTGATGGTTTGTCTGATGTATATCAGGTGTTGTGCTGTCTCACTGCTCAACTCGGTCTCATCACAAGTCGTCATCAGCTGGACAGTACATGTAAAGGTCCAGGGCTCCCCCTCATGCGATTGTACCGCTCAGCCCCCTGTAACTGTCGCTAGACAGAGTCACAAGCCACTGAGAGTAGAGGGATCCACTTGGACAGTTCGGCCCTGGAATGTCTCGACAAGCGGGGTCTTGGATCAGTCTGTCAACGTCATCGGCCTCTTCTCACCCTCCATCATGCATCCTCTCCATCTTGGTCGTCCAATCCCAGCTGAATACTCCTACCACTaatccttggtcttcttcccTCCCTCTCGACTCATCAAGTATCCCGCCCACCCTCCACCCTCCAGTACatcatctctttctctttctctcctccatccTTCTTCCATCATCGTTTTTGCACCTTTAACTTGCACTTGATACCCTTTCGCTAAAAGGCGATCAGCTATACCACTAACACCAGAGGACTAGCCTCTATACGTTCCGGTCTGCTTAGGCAGCCACAATCACACAACACTACACTACACACAGTTACAATGGCCGAGCGCTGGGACCGCGATCGCTTTGAGCGAATGCGCGGCGAACAAAACAGAGATCGCTTCGATGACGATCGCTCTTATACACGCAGCACACGAGGCCGCGACCACTCAGATGAGCGATATGACCGCCGACCTGGCCGCGGTTActacgaagaagaagacatccGTGACCGTCGCTACTACGGCGATGATTCTCGCTACCAACCTCAGCGAGAAAGAGAGCGAGATATGCCACCTCCCTGGGCTCGTCGTGCAGATGTTCTAgagagagagcgagagcgagacTTGCCTCGCCGCGAATCTCCACCTCGCCGACCGGGTTTCCTCCGCCGACAATCATCTCTTGACACCTTTGACCGCCGACCACGCTTCTTCCAGGACCGTGAGGAATATCCACCTCCTGCTCGCCGTGAGGATATCCGTCCTCGAGATCACCGAGATCCTCGAGATGACTACCGTGCGCCTCCTTACACACCTATCCCCCTTCCCAAGAGCCGAGGACTGCCCCCACCTCGCAGATACGGCGACGAGTTCTATGATGACATCAAGATTGCCGAGCCCGACTATtatggcgacgatgatttCAGATCCATGCCCGAGCGTGTTCGTGAGCGAGAATACACTCGATCTCGCAACCGTCGTGGGCGTAGCCGAGAATCTCGGTCAACTCGAACCCGCTCTGTTCGAAGTAGCtcgtattcttcttcttcaagccgctcctccagcagcagcggtGGCACTACAGTGAAGAGCGAGTATCCtaagaagggcaagactCGCATTCCTGCTAAGCTTGTTTCTAAGCGAGCTCTCATTGATCTTGGATACCCATTTTTTGAAGAGGTTTGTGACCAATCTGAGAATGTGAATCATAGTCTCTAACAAGGTTTAGGGCACCACAATCATTGTGCAAAAGGCTCTCGGTCAAGATAACATCGACGAGCTTCTCAAAGTCAGTGAGGATTACAAGAAGGGTAAGTTGGCAATCTGCAAAGTTGATGCGCTACTAACACTCCGTAGTTGAAGCTGAAATTGCCGCCTCTCGAGAACCAAAGGCACCTACTGCTGCTTTGCCTGCACCTCCACCCAAAGAAAAGGTCAGAGAGCCAACTCCggaaccaccaccagccaagaCTCCCCCGCCTCCCGCCCCCCCcgttcaagctcctcctgCCCAGGCACCTCCCGCTGCGGTTCCAGTCGCAACTCCAGGTCCTCCTCCACCCGTTCAAAtgatgcctcctcctcaacaaaccCCAATGCCACCTCCGCCTGTCCAGATGATGCCTCCTCCTATGGCTCAGCCTGGACCACCTCCAGGTTTCTACCAACCTGGCCCTCCTCCCCCGCCACAAGGACCCTTCGAATACGCTGAGGAGACTGTCATCCGCGATGTTTCGCCATCACGATTCACCACAACCACCACATCCTCCAGCTGGGACTCataccaccatcaccaccaccccGCCGAGGAACTCGTCGTACGAACTCGCTCTCGATCCCGAAGTGGTCGCGAGATCCGAAAGGAGATCAAAGCTCTGGAGCGTGAGCTGGCTCACCGTCCTCGAGGTCGTTCCACCAGCGGCGAAATCGTCCGCGCCGAGCGCTTACCTGACGGACAGCTTGTTATTCGAGAAGAGAGATTGGAGAAGGTGGTTGAACACCGCAAACCTCCTCGTAttgagaaggacaagaaagGTAGGATGTCCATTAGCGTACCTAAGTACCGTTAAAGGTGCGCCTTTTATGTTACTCGCATCTTTTGAGAACGTGTGGCTGACTTGGCTGCACAGGACCTCCTCCTAAGCTCATGCGGGCCATGTTTGCTACTCTGACTTGAACGACATGTCATTGGTTACCAAGGCGGATGAATTGAACGAAAACGATACGGCTTTGATAGCTTATGAGGGCAACCGAATATTTTCACAGGATATATCGCAAGACTGGGATACATATGAAATGAGGTGTATATTCTGGGATATTTATGTTTCAAGGATCTAGACAAGTTTGGGACTGGAGTATTTACTGGAAAACCTATAACATTAACGAATTATgacttttattttaattatatactcCATTCGTTATATTATCAGGTGTTTTTCATCGCAAAATGCTGTGTTTGTGAAGTGATTCATAGACTCTCTTTCGTCTTCCACAAACCCCAACGTCTCTTGAGCATCAGAGGCAGTAAACGGGCTTAGGACGGCAACTGGATAAGGTGATCTAGATTAGCACAAGGGCTACTGCATGATCTGCAGAGCCAGCAAGGAACGGTTGAGCCGCAGTTTAAAAAGGCGAGCACAAGACCAGCCACAGAAAGTCACAAAACTTTGAGGGGCATTCCATTAATTTTGACTCATTAAACTACGACTCAATAGCGAAAGACAGTTTCCATTGTATCCCAACACCAACCATGCCCTTAGCACCATGCATCGGGGTATCGTGTATATCCATCGCCAAGCAAACCTCCCAAGAGCGTGTCATCAAACCATTTACTGAGTCTTCTTGTTCGCAACAGCGCGTCCCTGCGCAGTGTACCTCACGTACGCGAAAGCACCAAGGGCGCCGATAGCGAGGATAGCAGCGTTGCCTATATTATTGTCAGCACGCGAAAAATGACCTGAAtacggaggaggagggaactCACTGGCTACAAACTTGCCCACGCCACCGGTGACCTCAACAAGGCCGGAGACGACATCgccgatgaggttgaagaaaCCCTGGACGAAGCCGAGGATTGCGGTGAAAATGGAGTGTATGACGGAGTAGAGTGTGTTGAAGACGGAGGCGAGAAGCTCGTAGATGGAGCTGAAGAGGTCGCTGATAGCACTTGTGATGGCCATTTTGTGTGTTGATCGCGTTGTTATTGTTAAAGTGTAGATATCAAGGTGAAGTGTTTCGTTGAGAAAAGGCTCTTTGAGAAAGAGAGCTCTTGGCTGCCTTTTTAACACTTTACCTTGTTTACTTTCTTGTTCCTGGATTTAAGAGTAAGTCGTGACGTCGTCATGCTCTCGATTTCGCGATGTGCATGTGACGTCACCCAACCACGCGACGAGATTGAGAGAGGGTTTGTGAAACATTGCGTCTTGATGAGGTAAGAATTGTTTTGCATCAGGTCAGCCTTGTGGAAAACAGGGTAAAGTGAGCTAATGGCCGTTGAGGACATGTCACTCTTAATTGATCTGATGCTTGGCTCCTTTGGTGGGTGCTTCTTTGGGAATAGGGAGACGTCAGAGAGTGCTTATTTGGGGAGATCGTCGATCTGGGCTTGGGGGTTGTAGGTTGGGATGGCGATAGTTAGATTGGCGGACGGATTGAGATTGTTCTAGATTGATGGACTTGGTTGTCTTGTACCAGAAGTACCTAGAACTTATCGTTGTTTGGTACAAGACATGGTGGTACACCGTTCATCTGCTGCATTGTACGGAGTACTCCCTGATCAATTAAACTTAAACCTCCGATGGTCGATGCCGCATTTGTGGGACCCTGCCGAACCCGTGTGGATCCAGCACCGAAGACACAAATTGGGTGAGAGACGGCCTCGGTGCCGATATTGTACATTCACTATTGCCCTCTCACCAGGCACTAAAGAACCCCGTATGAAGCTCATCACACAAAACTCATTGATAGCAAAATAGCAAACATGTAACTGTAATGAGACCCTTGCTGACTAGTCACATCACCTCATCTCGCTCCTCACAGACCAGTGTTTGAGATTCATCACAAGCTACAGACCGAGTCTCATCTTGTCTTATACCAAGCTTCCCGGCGATTACCACAATTAACATCTAACTGCCGATTTGCCGGGTCCGTGTGGGTACTCATCCCATTCCACCTGGTTGAGCATGGGTTATCAGATCCATAAGGTTTTATCGATGTAACCAAAATGATCCTGCAGGATCTGAATTGCCACTTTCATTTCAGATATACACCCATAAAGTGACTCAAAATCTGCAAGCGAGTTCATACATCAAGGGTTTGACGTGACAGCTGCCGGCATGGCTTGGCTGTGCGCTCGGTACCGAGCCCAAGCCCGAAGCCTTGTATTTGACAATTGCCTTCTTTTAATAGTTGGCCTTCCCACACAGGTTCAAGTCACTGACTTGAGACCGTGCCGTGCGGCTCTTTCATCAGAAAATATCTAGGAACGTTCGTTGGTCTGGAAGGATGTCGGAGCCAAGGTATCACGAAGGCCTCGAGGTTTACTCAGACAGCGCAGCTCATGCACCAGAGGTCAGTCCTCATGGTGTCTATAGCCAAGGCTCGAAGGATCCAACATCGGGTTATGTTCAGGTCGTCGAGGCGCGAAAGGGTCCTTTTGGTTTAAGCATGTTGAGCCTATGTGCGATTGTTGCTATCGTCACTGCAGTGGTTGTCGGGGCTGGCGTTGGAGGAGGTCTTGGATCAGCTCTAGCCAACTGTAAAAAGTACGAGGTCCAGACTCACTAACAAATGCACAAATGCTAACAATCACAGTTCGCAAGTGTCTGAGACCCCAGCTGCATCTGCGATACAAACCTCCGCCTGTCCAACCCTCACGACAACTGCAAGCGACACCACCGAAACGACCGAGTCAAAGTTCTACGAGCCCAAACCAGCAGACCAAGTAACGAACCTCACACTCCCCGACGCATGCTCCCAACCAAATGGCAAAGACGACTATACCACCAACACCGGCTACGTATTCACATACACCTGCGGGTTCGACTACCCAGGGAACGATATAGTGCCTATACTGGCTTACACAGCATTCGACTGTATGCACGCCTGCGCAATGTACACAGAGATCAATAGCGGGAAGGAAAATGTGACGCAGTGTGATAGTATCGTATTTAATAGAGAGATGGCGAATAATTATGAGGTGAAGGGGGGAAATTGTTGGTTGAAGACTGGGACGAGGGATCTTTTTCCGGCGGCGGATTTGATACCGACGTTTTTGTATGCGAAGAGGAATTCGTGAGGTTGATTTGATGGGGGAGTATGATGATAGATGACTAATTGATCATACTACTTTAATGCTCGTCTTTTTGTCTCTTTTGGGTGTTGTCTTTGTGATTGAGGCTGCGGGTTGGACTCGTGAGAGTGTCAGCGTGGCTGAGTTGAGAGTCATGGCTGGACGGTCTTGGCAGTGAGGCCATCGCTGTGATGAGATCAGGCTCAAATGGGACTGGGAGAACAGCAACGACATGAGGCTCTAGTCTCTCTGAAATCATGGCTATGAGAATTCATGGCTAGAAGGTACTTGAAGTAAGTGTCATTTGCCATTAATCGACATCCGAATCGTGAGCTTGTTGAAACAGCAAGTTCATCTTCAATTATACGAGAATCTCCTAATCAATCACGGTGCTGACACATTCGGATAAAGTGCTTAGGAAAGACAACAGCTGCTCAGCCCCAGGAGCATCGCTCGTTTACATTCTACAAACCACGTGCCAAGACAAGCTGTTCAAGGCATTTCGCACGGTCATTACCCGTTCGAGACGGCACTGAGATGCCGATTCACAATACAATCCGCTATTGCGGCTGGGCCAGTGACAGAGTCGTACGTAACACTCCTGCGCCAGCATCACATCGCATCGTATCCTCTAGGCGGTTACGAATATTGTGGACCACCCAAAACTACTGTGAAAGGTGCTATAAATGGGATTTTTAGAGTTTGGCTCTTCAACGTCGGCGGTTAACAACCACTCTCCAGCAGCTCAACGATACCGAATTCACTCTCTGATTTAATTAACTGTCAAAAGAATTTGCAAAATTACGCCTGACCACAGCGTGAGATACAGACCAGAAAGCCTGGCAAATTACAAAAGATGCAGAGCTCATGTATGCCAAGCCAATAGCGAAGCCTCTAAAACGCCCGGAGAGGCAGTGCCGGGACCCCTGCAGCGCGGGTGCTCGCCCATTGGCCTTGGGTGCTTAGATGCAGGTTGCTGATCCAATTGCTTCAGCCCTGAAAACTCTCGACTGTGATGAGGAAGCTAAAGAGGTGATGCAGCTCAGCGAGCTAAATATGAGGGGACGGGCGCTCAAGTTTGTGTTTCTGATTTCTGGTCTTTATATCTTggctctttttatttttatttgTGGTGTTGTGACACTTATCGACACTGTTGTCTCCGAGTTTTGGCGGGGATATACGAATCTTTGTGTAACTTATACACATCCATCCTTGGACTGAACATTCATCGAGACACTctaaactttaataaattcAACATACAAAGATGTATGAGCTCGAGAAATACTGGATCGCCCACGGGGCCATGGTCTTTCTTGGAGCATGGATCCCCTCTGTCGTTCTATTCTTCTGCAGTTTCTGCCTCGTCCGTCGCAAGAGGGATCCCGCGAGAACTGCATTCACATATCTCAAGTTGGCTCTCTTAGTATACGCAGGGTATGCTCCCATCCTCTACTACTTTTCCGTTGAAGTATAGTAACTGACACATCTAAGCTATGCCTTCTTCGACTTTGCTTCATACGTCGTCTCAGTCGTGCATACGCGATTATGGAACAGCGGAAGAATCGACAGTGACTTCGACTCGCACTACTCCAAGACTCTACAAGTCACCGTACAAGTCCTCGCTACTCTTGCGCTCATTTACGATATGGTCACCGACATCCTCGTCATGATAATCCTCCTGCGTCTCAGCACCGGTATCATCATGGTCCAGACAGGCCAACCTGATCCAAAGGGCAAGAtcttgcgcttctcctcGTACATCGCAGCAACGATCCTCTTCGCGCTCTCCTTGGCTGCTTTCGGTCTTCGAATTCGTTATGTGTATGAAGTATTCTTCAACGATGTTAGTGTTGGTGCGGATAGCTACACCAAGTCTCGACAGATCAGCTTCTCTTTCAGTGTTTTGGTCTTTGTCATTTCTCTCGCCATCGTTGCGCGGGCAATCATGATCAAGGTGCTGTCCAAGGGCGAGAATGCGCTCAACTGGTGCTCAAACATGTTCATCGCAGCATCTGTTGTTTGGCTTCTGCGCACAACGTTCAACATGGCGTCGACAGCTGCTTGGACCGATCTGAGCAGTGCATACGGCGACAGTGAGTACAAGTACGCTTACTACATCCT
Proteins encoded in this window:
- a CDS encoding related to component of actin cortical patches LAS17, which codes for MAERWDRDRFERMRGEQNRDRFDDDRSYTRSTRGRDHSDERYDRRPGRGYYEEEDIRDRRYYGDDSRYQPQRERERDMPPPWARRADVLERERERDLPRRESPPRRPGFLRRQSSLDTFDRRPRFFQDREEYPPPARREDIRPRDHRDPRDDYRAPPYTPIPLPKSRGLPPPRRYGDEFYDDIKIAEPDYYGDDDFRSMPERVREREYTRSRNRRGRSRESRSTRTRSVRSSSYSSSSSRSSSSSGGTTVKSEYPKKGKTRIPAKLVSKRALIDLGYPFFEEGTTIIVQKALGQDNIDELLKVSEDYKKVEAEIAASREPKAPTAALPAPPPKEKVREPTPEPPPAKTPPPPAPPVQAPPAQAPPAAVPVATPGPPPPVQMMPPPQQTPMPPPPVQMMPPPMAQPGPPPGFYQPGPPPPPQGPFEYAEETVIRDVSPSRFTTTTTSSSWDSYHHHHHPAEELVVRTRSRSRSGREIRKEIKALERELAHRPRGRSTSGEIVRAERLPDGQLVIREERLEKVVEHRKPPRIEKDKKGPPPKLMRAMFATLT